A single window of Polyodon spathula isolate WHYD16114869_AA chromosome 2, ASM1765450v1, whole genome shotgun sequence DNA harbors:
- the LOC121327724 gene encoding alpha-1D adrenergic receptor-like, with amino-acid sequence MTFLELINKSYNGNHSRDAFNQSLLVNLFTNDNTTNSTELPLDPQSIGIGVLLAVFILFAIVGNILVILSVICNRHLQTVTNYFIINLAIADLLLSIIVLPFSASLEVLRFWVFGRIFCNIWAAVDVLCCTASIMSLCVISIDRYIGVKYSLKYPTIMTEKKAVVILIVVWVSSMVISIGPLLGWKEPPPSDESVCSITEEPGYALFSSLFSFYLPLMVILVMYFRIYVVARRTTKSLEAGVKKERNKSKEVVLRIHCRSVLEEAAASSKNKNHPFRSSLSVRLLKFSREKKAAKTLAIVVGVFILCWLPFFFVLPFGSFFPALKPSEIVFKVIFWLGYFNSCVNPIIYPCSSKEFKRAFIRLLKCQCQRRKRPLWRFYDQRWRTSANGSGRGSYGDIKPRFSPNDSFSLNNSLMYNNKRRTLSLRGWKLFPPFQKSPFQLKEKFNNLSNKIKMGPSKSSVPNLSKAEIESVSMGICSDFTEQNDYEMHDLSDCYWLRETDI; translated from the exons ATGACTTTTTTAGAATTGATCAATAAGAGCTACAATGGAAACCACTCAAGAGACGCGTTCAACCAGTCCCTTTTGGTTAATCTTTTTACGAACGACAACACCACCAACTCAACCGAACTCCCCTTGGACCCTCAATCAATTGGTATCGGTGTCTTACTCGCTGTTTTTATCTTATTTGCGATTGTGGGGAATATCTTAGTAATACTTTCAGTAATTTGCAACAGACACTTACAAACTGTAACGAATTATTTCATCATTAACTTAGCCATTGCAGATTTACTGCTGAGCATCATTGTACTGCCCTTCTCTGCTTCTTTGGAAGTCTTGAGGTTTTGGGTATTCGGCAGGATTTTCTGCAACATCTGGGCAGCTGTTGATGTACTTTGCTGCACTGCTTCCATAATGAGCCTGTGCGTAATTTCAATAGACAGGTACATAGGAGTAAAATATTCTCTCAAATACCCGACTATTATGACTGAGAAAAAAGCGGTGGTAATCTTGATTGTGGTCTGGGTGTCGTCTATGGTTATTTCAATCGGACCGCTTTTGGGATGGAAGGAACCCCCGCCTTCAGACGAGAGCGTCTGCAGTATCACCGAAGAGCCGGGCTATGCGCTCTTCTCGTCTTTGTTTTCATTCTACCTCCCGTTGATGGTcatcctggtgatgtatttcaggATCTACGTTGTAGCCAGGAGGACCACCAAAAGCCTGGAAGCAGGGGTAAAAAAGGAAAGGAACAAATCCAAGGAAGTCGTTCTTAGGATTCACTGTAGAAGCGTCCTGGAGGAGGCAGCTGCTAGCTCAAAGAATAAGAACCACCCGTTCCGAAGTTCGCTCTCCGTGCGCCTTCTAAAATTTTCAAGAGAAAAGAAAGCTGCTAAAACCCTAGCGATTGTGGTCGGGGTTTTCATTCTCTGCTGGCtcccttttttctttgttttgccaTTTG GTTCTTTCTTCCCAGCTCTGAAACCATCTGAAATAGTTTTCAAAGTGATCTTCTGGTTGGGCTACTTCAACAGCTGTGTCAACCCTATCATTTACCCCTGCTCAAGCAAAGAGTTTAAGAGAGCTTTTATAAGACTTCTCAAGTGTCAGTGCCAGAGGAGGAAGCGTCCTTTGTGGAGGTTCTATGACCAAAGGTGGAGAACATCTGCCAATGGCTCAGGGCGAGGATCCTATGGTGACATCAAGCCTAGATTCTCCCCCAACGATTCTTTCTCGCTTAATAACTCTTTGATGTACAACAACAAGAGGAGAACTCTTAGTCTTCGGGGGTGGAAGCTCTTCCCACCTTTTCAGAAGTCGCCTTTCCAGCTGAAGGAAAAATTTAACAATCTCTCAAACAAGATTAAGATGGGGCCTAGCAAAAGCAGTGTGCCCAACCTCAGCAAGGCAGAAATCGAGTCTGTTTCGATGGGAATCTGCAGTGACTTTACAGAGCAGAATGACTATGAAATGCATGATCTATCTGACTGCTACTGGCTCAGAGAAACTGATATCTAG